One window from the genome of Saccharomyces mikatae IFO 1815 strain IFO1815 genome assembly, chromosome: 4 encodes:
- the DFM1 gene encoding Dfm1p (similar to Saccharomyces cerevisiae DFM1 (YDR411C); ancestral locus Anc_5.513), translating to MAGPRNVRTLNGNGNRNDDVMGPKEFWLSIPPVTRTLFTLAIAMTIVARLHLIGGQYFAYVWSSTFKKVQLWRLLTSCLMLSPRAMPALMELYSIYDRSSQLERVHFGPGLSNRRGPLVTVDYVYYLCFCILTITMATTILYGSNYLFVLTSGFISCITYTWSIDNANVQIMFYGLIPVWGKYFPLIQLFISFVFNEGDFAISLIGFATGYLYTCLDTHTLGPIWGMISRKSDTTYGILPNGKFPTPWWFTRLYARITGAHNEPAILNSNFVNAPSTPRETRTFSGRGQRLGTASATSSQSSGTNSARTSGSQLRSGSSSLNQFQGRGQRVGQTNSTYNPQ from the coding sequence ATGGCAGGTCCAAGAAATGTGCGTACACTAAATGGAAATGGAAACCGTAATGATGATGTAATGGGCCCAAAAGAATTCTGGTTGAGTATCCCCCCAGTAACAAGAACTTTATTCACTCTAGCTATCGCCATGACGATTGTTGCTCGTTTACATCTAATCGGTGGGCAGTACTTTGCTTACGTGTGGAGTTCAACATTCAAGAAGGTCCAGCTATGGAGACTTCTCACTTCTTGCCTGATGCTTTCGCCCAGGGCCATGCCTGCGCTGATGGAATTGTATAGTATTTATGATAGGTCATCACAATTGGAGCGAGTACATTTTGGTCCCGGCTTGTCCAATAGACGAGGACCATTGGTTACAGTGGATTATGTGTACTATCTGTGCTTCTGTATACTAACTATTACTATGGCGACTACAATCCTCTATGGATCCAATTACCTCTTTGTACTGACGTCTGGGTTCATATCGTGTATTACGTATACTTGGTCGATCGACAATGCCAATGTACAGATCATGTTTTATGGGTTGATCCCTGTTTGGGGCAAATACTTTCCCTTAATTCAATTGTTTAtctcttttgttttcaacgAGGGCGATTTCGCGATCTCATTAATCGGGTTTGCTACAGGTTACCTTTACACATGTTTAGATACTCATACACTGGGGCCAATCTGGGGAATGATATCCAGAAAATCTGATACAACTTACGGAATATTGCCCAATGGGAAGTTCCCAACCCCATGGTGGTTCACTAGACTGTATGCTCGCATAACGGGCGCCCATAATGAGCCAGCAATACTCAACAGTAACTTTGTCAATGCACCATCAACACCAAGAGAGACAAGAACTTTTAGTGGAAGAGGCCAAAGATTGGGTACGGCTTCTGCAACATCGTCTCAATCTAGCGGCACAAATTCGGCCAGGACTTCTGGAAGCCAATTAAGGAGCGGCTCGTCAAGCTTGAACCAATTCCAAGGCCGTGGTCAACGAGTTGGACAAACAAACAGTACGTATAACCCACAATAA
- the SIZ1 gene encoding SUMO ligase SIZ1 (similar to Saccharomyces cerevisiae SIZ1 (YDR409W) and NFI1 (YOR156C); ancestral locus Anc_5.509) produces MINLEEYWDDETAGPDREPTNELRNEVEETITLMELLKVSELKEICRSVSFPVSGRKAVLQDLIRNFLQNAIVVGKSDPYRVQAVKFLIERIRKNEPLPVYKDLWNALRKGTPLSAITVRSMEGSSTVQHQPPSAIRQSPTQRRKTSSTSAKSRVPPANSDLSSSLSRPAVPTIHFKESPFYKIQRLIPELVMDVEVTGGRGMCSAKFKLSKADHNLLIGPNSKHRLYLFSGMVNPLGSRGNEPIQFPFPNELRFNTVQIKDNIRGFKSKPGTAKPADLTPHIKPYTQQNTVELIYAFTTKEYKLFGYIVEMITPEQILDKVLQHPRIIKQATLLYLKRTFREDEEMGLTTTSTVMSLQCPISYTRMKYPSKSINCKHLQCFDALWFLHSQLQIPTWQCPVCQIDISLENLAISEFVDDILQNCQDNVEQVELTSDGKWTAILEDEDDNDSDSDNSARNETSAEKNISASEHPCSSSHSSEPIVINLDSDDDESNGSNSPVTNGHDDSNNCSNNNNNHNNNNSIKNNDSHNNNNNHSNYNHSNHSSHSNNANNCHNKNSINDNNTNDDNDDNDDDDDDRLMAEIASNHIESSNTDTFAEKSSSVLSRTLDPKSYNIVFSETTTPIMNKFIPEHLGNSSSYIGRQLPDILGKTPLNVSGVNNSSHLISPDISLSSPTPKNSSLNAQSGTLSTPSVIRMSSLDPGGSTVASKTMTRTSMSTNDCIASRTDQFVQPQRSVIFQSREQYGDIPSPSTVTSVVNDIRSDATGCAGPTVRGATVLSNNVLKQRNGSMPTTNSTEGKEAPQVSMHMLPTLPSNIPIQTNSCKSASPRINNGVIVPSLSSSSNAAIPLQRSRLIVNPFIPRRSYSNVLPQKRQLSNASTTPSGPIMGTWKTQDYEKKSNGN; encoded by the coding sequence atgATAAATCTAGAGGAGTATTGGGATGATGAAACGGCTGGACCTGATAGGGAACCGACTAATGAACTGAGAAATGAAGTGGAGGAAACCATCACTCTGATGGAGCTGCTGAAAGTATCCGAGCTGAAGGAAATTTGCAGATCTGTGTCTTTCCCTGTTTCTGGTCGGAAGGCAGTTTTACAAGACCTTATCAGGAATTTTTTGCAGAATGCTATAGTGGTAGGCAAATCAGATCCTTATAGAGTTCAAGCCGTTAAATTTTTGATTGAACGAATTAGGAAGAATGAGCCTTTGCCCGTTTATAAAGATCTGTGGAATGCTCTAAGGAAAGGGACCCCATTGAGTGCTATCACAGTACGTTCTATGGAGGGGTCCTCCACTGTGCAGCATCAGCCTCCCTCTGCTATTAGGCAGTCTCCCACCCAACGACGGAAAACATCTAGCACTTCTGCTAAATCTCGTGTACCACCTGCAAATTCTGATCTTTCTTCCTCTCTTTCACGCCCTGCAGTGCCGACAATCCATTTCAAGGAATCTCCATTTTACAAAATACAAAGGCTAATTCCTGAATTGGTTATGGACGTGGAAGTTACAGGTGGTAGGGGTATGTGTTCTGCGAAATTCAAATTGTCCAAAGCGGACCATAATCTATTGATTGGTCCGAATAGCAAACACAGGTTGTACTTATTTTCCGGGATGGTTAATCCATTGGGTTCTCGAGGTAATGAACCTATCCAGTTCCCCTTTCCAAATGAATTAAGGTTTAATACCGTTCAAATTAAAGATAATATAAGAGGCTTTAAAAGTAAGCCAGGTACTGCCAAACCAGCGGATTTGACACCCCATATTAAACCATACACTCAACAAAACACTGTTGAGCTAATATATGCCTTTACCACGAAGGAATACAAATTGTTCGGGTACATTGTGGAAATGATAACTCCGGAGCAAATTTTGGACAAAGTTTTACAGCATCCAAGAATTATCAAACAGGCCACTTTACTTTActtgaaaagaacatttagggaagatgaagaaatggGGCTAACGACCACCTCTACTGTTATGAGCTTACAATGTCCTATTTCGTATACAAGAATGAAATatccttcaaaatcaataaatTGTAAGCACTTGCAATGCTTTGATGCCTTATGGTTCCTACACTCCCAGCTACAAATTCCTACATGGCAATGCCCAGTATGTCAGATTGACATATCCTTGGAAAATCTGGCCATCTCAGAATTTGTTGATGACATTTTACAAAACTGTCAAGATAACGTTGAACAAGTAGAATTGACTTCCGATGGTAAATGGACGGCCATTTTggaagatgaggatgacAACGATAGTGACAGTGATAATAGCGCTAGAAATGAGACGAGCgcggaaaaaaatatttcagcATCAGAGCATCCTTGTAGTTCTTCACACTCTAGTGAACCTATTGTCATAAATCTGGACAGCGATGATGACGAATCAAATGGAAGTAATTCTCCTGTTACTAATGGTCATGATGATAGCAACAATtgtagtaataataataataatcataataataataatagtatcaaaaataatgatagtcataataataataataatcatAGTAATTATAATCATAGTAATCATAGTAGCCATAGTAATAATGCCAATAATTGCCATAATAAAAATTCCATTAACGATAACAACactaatgatgataatgatgacaatgatgacgatgacgatgacaGACTAATGGCGGAAATAGCCAGTAATCATATCGAAAGCTCTAATACAGATACTTTCGCTGAGAAAAGTTCAAGTGTACTATCAAGAACTCTAGACCCAAAAAGCTATAACATCGTCTTTTCAGAGACGACCACTCCTATAATGAACAAATTTATCCCTGAACATCTCGGAAACAGTTCCAGTTATATTGGCAGACAATTGCCCGACATTCTGGGAAAGACACCTTTAAACGTATCAGGTGTTAATAATTCCTCGCATTTGATCTCTCCAGATATTAGCTTATCATCCCCAACTCCGAAAAATAGTTCTTTAAATGCACAATCTGGTACTCTTAGTACCCCTTCAGTGATAAGAATGAGTTCTTTAGATCCAGGTGGATCTACGGTTGCCAGTAAAACAATGACAAGAACTTCCATGAGTACTAACGATTGTATTGCATCAAGAACTGATCAATTTGTCCAACCCCAAAGATCTGTAATTTTCCAATCACGTGAACAGTATGGAGATATTCCATCTCCTTCCACCGTGACTTCAGTAGTCAACGATATACGTTCAGATGCTACTGGATGTGCTGGCCCGACTGTACGTGGAGCAACTGTTCTGTCCAATAATGTCCTGAAGCAAAGAAATGGTTCTATGCCAACAACAAACTCAACTGAGGGAAAAGAAGCACCGCAAGTTTCGATGCACATGCTTCCAACGTTGCCCTCCAACATCCCAATTCAGACCAACTCTTGCAAGTCTGCATCTCCACGGATAAACAATGGAGTAATTGTGCCGAGTTTGAGCTCCTCTAGTAATGCAGCTATACCACTGCAGAGATCTCGACTCATTGTTAATCCGTTCATTCCGAGAAGGTCTTATTCCAATGTTCTGCCCCAAAAAAGGCAACTTTCTAATGCATCCACAACACCAAGTGGCCCCATAATGGGAACATGGAAAACACAagattatgaaaaaaaatccaacGGTAACTAG
- the ADE8 gene encoding phosphoribosylglycinamide formyltransferase (similar to Saccharomyces cerevisiae ADE8 (YDR408C); ancestral locus Anc_5.508) has protein sequence MARIVVLISGSGSNLQALIDAQKQGKLGDNARIVSVISSSKKAYGLTRAAENNIPTKVCSLYPYTKGIAKEDKAARAEARNQFETDLAKLVLEEKPDVIICAGWLLILGSTFLSQLQCVPILNLHPALPGCFDGTTHAIEMAWRKCQDENKPLTAGCMVHYVIEEVDKGEPLVVKQLEIIPGKETLEQYEQRVHAAEHIAIVDATYKVLQQLHK, from the coding sequence ATGGCTAGGATTGTCGTATTGATATCCGGCTCCGGTTCCAACTTGCAGGCTTTGATCGATGCCCAAAAGCAGGGCAAATTGGGCGACAATGCTCGGATCGTTTCTGTCATATCTTCCAGCAAGAAGGCATACGGGCTTACTAGGGCAGCTGAGAATAACATTCCCACCAAGGTTTGTTCGCTATATCCATACACAAAAGGCATTGCAAAAGAGGACAAGGCCGCAAGGGCCGAAGCAAGAAACCAGTTTGAAACCGATCTGGCAAAGCTGGTTCTGGAGGAAAAGCCCGATGTTATCATCTGTGCGGGCTGGTTGTTGATCCTCGGATCTACCTTTTTAAGCCAACTACAGTGTGTGCCAATATTAAATTTACACCCTGCGCTACCAGGTTGCTTCGACGGTACCACGCATGCGATCGAGATGGCATGGCGTAAATGCCAGGACGAGAACAAGCCATTGACTGCCGGATGTATGGTACACTATGTTATCGAGGAGGTCGATAAGGGCGAACCATTGGTGGTGAAACAACTTGAAATAATACCCGGCAAAGAAACACTGGAGCAGTATGAGCAAAGAGTGCACGCTGCTGAGCACATCGCTATTGTTGACGCCACCTACAAGGTTTTGCAGCAACTCCACAAATGA
- the TRS120 gene encoding TRAPPII-specific subunit TRS120 (similar to Saccharomyces cerevisiae TRS120 (YDR407C); ancestral locus Anc_5.506), which translates to MNILTHFASYVGPSKIRTLVIPIGHWTREEFNDVVGKLSEFNEIHLSDVTPIDSPIFTPQGFPHGKLFFEFLTIDHDDALELFLYDFEPFRKTFVIIGLVNDCSDPLNNLSLMKEKYPTLISSNLVYTSSSLTKEVEQIINTTENIFASSRDMQKNIETIMCDIAKNFLTALNNYYSSYKHVTLRSPGAIGGNSVLKTTLIRQKSYISSSSTTSMSTASSVSSSSKAGTAASASKRLSSFEMTTNSIKRSASLKLATTLSTSENRAQQKSLGRQLKILGNFQLLAGRYVDALNSFVDAITILYKVRDYLWLGSALDGVSICFLLLSYLGLSYQIPQIVSLICPVEKVNLETGSTGVSPVDTKSKAAVSSTTSVTPRNSISIAAMQSPRNSIMSLSAPALNIDVESINLPLLIKCISDKVLYYYDLSLMHNSEYAPQVVYCEFLLKTLTFMTSCYKSSEFSKDVLDNIVNNQHEPLSNIPNNPIFPRFEIYFYTNKLFELQLKEMQIEAQIKIYSTLAEVYRVLGYKRKQLFVLRLLMVALLATPNKIAWHPDYRLLLDTIIELFDINKKDDKINVNGAAQFTWLNIQKKILQLCIKVSRKIGDFEYLANFSSMLITKYTHLLSQREQEILFREYIQPSIANGSITRYWDPFLLREVVINRILDNDPTLNQIPLETDINSLENPKNKHKSQEINPQEVFNPFKRVQPTSIIPDSSAKFPNLVFLVGDRAEFTCRVQNPFKLDFTINDIQLDKDITEFCEIDQKAIMYSAPYNVKAESMRSITLPLIIKKPTYKKFYEISSLKISVLQLPLQQFDIIKDSRNFNPTEVERESIKVMCDKLRIKILPEQPQLELLCTSKMTRNSWMMLDGTKTDFHVTVRNKSLSCAINHIKIIPINSIEQMLKPDYWKKMLPDDLYIMEKQLDWLSKSCVRIIKTPTIIKPNETITFDLELDNTAVPFNFTGFDLLIEYGMSAADESCVYLKKLSIPYEVTLRRTIEVPSMDIIPLNELFSSQVENVDWIEYVMTQKRANVNLHPRDFILLLLDFRNSWIDGIKLNVQFEDFTSNEYHVEASHTSRVIVPIRKINYKENNFENIPIPRFNPDRQFIQSGLNEEQTIEMRQKFWCREYIISRLKCNWKLTTDQSVRGSVDFNKFIEKFDHKMVHTIYPGRLFFEVQLFLDEPKVKVGKRINLKILAEPTSICRKKQNSIINFLDIIILDRKTSKLLPRSNRRILYNGSLTMPISTVKASEVNLEIIPIEKGQYEFSVCISKSNKDGIIQFDSESVILSVT; encoded by the coding sequence atGAATATTCTTACGCATTTCGCAAGTTATGTTGGCCCGTCTAAAATTAGGACTCTAGTAATACCAATTGGTCATTGGACGCGAGAAGAGTTTAACGATGTGGTGGGAAAACTTTCCGAATTCAATGAAATCCACCTATCTGATGTTACTCCTATCGACAGTCCTATCTTCACACCACAAGGGTTCCCTCATGGAAAGttgttttttgaatttttgactATTGATCATGACGATGCATTGGAATTGTTTCTTTACGATTTCGAGCCGTTTCGGAAAACTTTTGTCATTATTGGGCTGGTGAACGATTGTAGTGATcctttgaataatttgaGCCTCATGAAGGAGAAGTACCCAACTTTGATTTCATCGAATTTGGTGTATACGTCGTCTTCGCTTACTAAAGAGGTTGAACAAATTATCAATACTACGGAAAATATATTCGCATCTTCACGAGATATGcagaaaaatatagaaaCGATCATGTGTGACATAGCAAAGAACTTTTTAACTGCGTTGAACAACTACTACTCTTCATATAAGCATGTTACTCTGAGATCTCCAGGTGCAATTGGGGGAAACTCCGTACTAAAGACAACACTGATCAGGCAAAAGAGTTacatatcttcatcatctactaCATCCATGTCGACAGCATCCTCCGTCTCAAGTTCATCTAAAGCAGGGACTGCTGCTAGTGCTTCAAAGAGGttgtcttcttttgaaatgaCCACCAACAGTATAAAAAGATCTGCCTCTTTGAAGCTAGCTACTACACTTTCAACATCTGAGAACAGGGCCCAACAAAAGTCACTGGGCAggcaattgaaaattttgggGAATTTCCAATTATTGGCCGGAAGATATGTCGATGCGTTGAACAGTTTTGTTGATGCGATTACAATACTGTACAAAGTGCGTGATTATCTATGGTTAGGTTCTGCTCTTGACGGTGTTTCTATCTGTTTTTTGCTTTTATCTTACCTCGGTTTGTCATACCAAATTCCACAGATCGTGAGTCTTATTTGCCCTGTGGAAAAGGTCAATTTAGAAACCGGTTCAACCGGTGTTTCGCCTGTAGATACCAAAAGTAAAGCTGCAGTAAGTTCAACCACATCAGTTACACCAAGAAACAGCATATCTATAGCTGCTATGCAGTCTCCTAGAAATTCGATTATGTCTTTGTCCGCACCAGCACTAAATATTGACGTTGAAAGTATCAATCTCCCGTTGTTGATAAAGTGCATATCTGATAAAGTCTTATATTACTATGATTTAAGCCTAATGCACAATAGTGAATATGCTCCGCAGGTCGTTTATTGTGAATTCTTGCTAAAGACTTTAACTTTTATGACCTCGTGCTATAAAAGTTCagagttttcaaaagatgtTTTAGATAACATTGTGAATAATCAGCACGAACCCTTGTCAAATATTCCTAATAATCCTATATTTCCGAGGTTTGAGATTTATTTCTACACCAATAAACTATTTGAATTACAATTGAAGGAAATGCAAATTGAAGctcaaataaaaatctaCTCTACGCTGGCAGAAGTTTATCGCGTTTTAggatataaaagaaagcaacTGTTTGTGTTAAGATTACTGATGGTTGCCCTTTTGGCGACCCCAAATAAGATAGCATGGCATCCAGACTATAGGTTACTACTTGATACAATTATAGAGCTATTCGAtattaacaaaaaagatgataaaatcAACGTGAATGGAGCAGCTCAATTTACTTGGTTGAACATACAGAAAAAGATTTTACAACTATGCATTAaagtttcaagaaaaattggtgACTTTGAATACCTCGCTAATTTTAGCTCGATGCTAATTACAAAATATACGCATCTATTAAGCCAGCGAGAGCAAGAAATTTTGTTTAGAGAATACATCCAGCCATCAATTGCCAATGGGTCTATTACTCGTTATTGGGATCCTTTTCTCTTAAGAGAAGTTGTTATAAATAGGATATTGGATAACGATCCTACTTTGAATCAAATTCCTTTAGAAACAGATATAAACAGTTTAGAGAATCCGAAAAATAAACATAAGTCACAGGAAATCAACCCACAGGAAGTTTTCAATCCTTTCAAACGAGTTCAACCAACCTCTATAATTCCAGATAGTAGTGCTAAGTTTCCTAACTTGGTATTTTTAGTTGGAGATAGGGCAGAATTCACTTGCAGAGTACAGAATCCTTTTAAACTTGACTTTACAATCAACGATATTCAACTTGACAAAGATATAACTGAATTTTGTGAAATTGACCAAAAAGCTATAATGTATTCAGCACCGTATAATGTTAAAGCAGAATCAATGAGATCCATTACACTGCCTttaattataaaaaaaccGACCTATAAAAAATTCTACGAAATTTCGTCCTTAAAAATCTCTGTCTTACAACTTCCGCTTCAACAATTCGATATTATAAAAGATTCCAGAAATTTTAATCCTACCGAAGTAGAACGTGAAAGCATTAAAGTTATGTGTGATAAACTAAGAATCAAAATCCTGCCAGAACAACCACAATTAGAATTATTATGTACTTCCAAAATGACAAGAAACTCATGGATGATGCTAGATGGAACCAAAACTGATTTCCATGTAACGGTGAGAAACAAATCACTAAGTTGTGCAATAAATCATATAAAAATCATTCCAATAAATAGTATTGAACAAATGCTGAAACCTGattattggaaaaaaatgctacCTGATGATTTGTATATCATGGAAAAACAGCTAGATTGGTTGTCCAAGTCTTGTGTACGTATTATAAAAACACCAACGATAATTAAGCCAAATGAAACTATCACATTTGACTTGGAATTAGATAATACTGCTGTTCCATTTAATTTTACGGGGTTCGATTTATTGATCGAATATGGTATGAGTGCTGCTGATGAATCCTGCGtttatttaaaaaagtTATCAATACCCTATGAAGTAACGTTGAGGAGAACCATTGAAGTACCAAGTATGGACATTATTCCACTAAATGAACTTTTCAGCTCACAGGTTGAAAACGTTGATTGGATCGAGTATGTAATGACCCAAAAACGTGCGAACGTCAATCTTCATCCAAGagattttatattattattattggaCTTTAGGAATTCTTGGATTGATGGGATTAAGTTAAATGTTCAATTTGAAGACTTTACCAGTAATGAGTATCATGTGGAAGCAAGTCATACCTCCAGAGTTATTGTTCCtataagaaaaattaactataaagaaaataattttGAGAACATACCTATACCAAGATTTAATCCGGACAGGCAATTTATTCAAAGTGGTTTGAACGAAGAACAAACCATCGAAATGAGACAAAAATTTTGGTGCCGCGAATATATTATCTCCAGGCTTAAATGTAATTGGAAATTGACCACAGATCAATCTGTAAGAGGTTCAGTAGATTTCAACAAGTTCATAGAGAAGTTCGATCATAAAATGGTGCACACGATATACCCTGGGagattattttttgaagtacAACTATTCCTCGATGAGCCAAAAGTCAAAGTGGGAAAAAGGATtaacttgaaaatattggCGGAGCCAACCAGTATTtgcagaaaaaaacaaaattcaaTTATAAATTTCTTAGACATTATAATTCTCGATAGAAAGACATCAAAGTTATTACCAAGATCGAATAGAAGAATTTTGTATAATGGTTCATTAACCATGCCAATTAGTACAGTCAAAGCCTCAGAAGTTAACTTGGAGATTAttccaattgaaaaaggcCAGTACGAGTTCAGTGTTTGCATTTCTAAATCAAACAAGGATGGAATCATCCAATTCGACTCCGAAAGTGTCATACTGTCAGTTACTTAG
- the RRP17 gene encoding rRNA-processing protein RRP17 (similar to Saccharomyces cerevisiae RRP17 (YDR412W); ancestral locus Anc_5.514), whose protein sequence is MAVHTNRQILTRGKSYATKQSKKFGTDEVTFDKDSRLDYLTGFHKRKLQRQKKAQEFVKEQERLRRIEERQKIRQERKEVMEEQLKTFKESLNLEAEIEDAKNGDTKGFEAESDESWRGFDSDKEASEDDRNERGVKPILKKGAITEVYDDSTTVELESLEPNDNFEYLAHLNNVKLEKAEKVLNQSINRATKYAKFLGVDDKQKKKPRVKKFRYLTKNERRMNQRKANDNKRRR, encoded by the coding sequence ATGGCTGTTCATACTAATAGACAAATACTTACAAGAGGTAAAAGTTATGCTACAAAACAATCGAAGAAATTTGGTACCGATGAGGTAACGTTCGACAAGGATTCCCGTTTAGATTATTTAACTGGGTTCCATAAGAGAAAGCTacaaagacaaaagaagGCACAAGAGTTTGTCAAGGAGCAGGAAAGACTCAGAAGGATCGAAGAAAGACAGAAGATTCGTCAGGAACGTAAAGAGGTGATGGAAGAGCAGTTAAAAACGTTCAAAGAGAGTTTGAACTTGGAAGCGGAGATAGAGGATGCAAAAAACGGCGACACCAAGGGCTTCGAAGCAGAGTCTGATGAATCCTGGCGAGGTTTTGATTCAGATAAAGAAGCCAGTGAAGATGACCGTAATGAGCGTGGTGTCAAACctattttgaagaaaggcGCCATCACTGAAGTATATGACGATTCAACTACTGTAGAACTGGAATCTTTGGAGCCTAACGATAATTTTGAATACTTGGCGCATTTGAACAATGTTAAGTTAGAAAAGGCAGAAAAAGTACTCAACCAAAGCATAAATAGAGCCACCAAATATGCGAAGTTTTTGGGCGTGGATGACaagcagaaaaagaagccaAGGGTAAAGAAGTTTAGGTACTTGACTAAAAATGAACGAAGAATGAACCAAAGGAAGGCAAACGATAATAAGCGTAGAAGATGA
- the STE14 gene encoding protein-S-isoprenylcysteine carboxyl O-methyltransferase (similar to Saccharomyces cerevisiae STE14 (YDR410C); ancestral locus Anc_5.510), with translation MPQDLPDDEHVYPNIKRNPLHEVTKTSYLLGILLGIFVGLFPQTRFKNFNLFIIALSLFHFLEYYITAKYNPLKVHSESFLLNNGKSYMAAHSFAILECLIESFLFPNLKSFSCSQTTKFCTILGCLLVILGQYTRTVAMHTAGHSFSHIVKTKKEFDHVLVKSGIYSWSRHPSYFGFFWWAIGTQLLLLNPISLLIFISVLWKFFNDRIRVEEKYLIEFFGTEYTNYKHKVGVGIPFLQ, from the coding sequence ATGCCTCAAGACCTTCCAGATGATGAACATGTGTATCCAAATATCAAACGCAATCCGCTGCACGAGGTGACCAAGACATCATACCTACTAGGGATCCTTCTGGGTATTTTTGTAGGTCTTTTCCCGCAAACCAggttcaaaaattttaactTGTTTATTATTGCCTTGTCCttattccattttttgGAGTATTATATCACAGCTAAATACAACCCTCTCAAAGTACATTCAGAgtcatttcttttgaacaatGGGAAAAGTTACATGGCGGCGCATTCCTTTGCCATTCTGGAATGTCTTATCGagagttttctttttcccaACCTGAAATCTTTCAGCTGTTCTCAAACCACTAAGTTCTGTACCATACTTGGATGTCTTCTAGTAATTCTGGGGCAATATACCAGAACTGTTGCCATGCACACTGCAGGGCATTCTTTTTCACACATTGTGAAAACCAAGAAGGAGTTTGATCATGTATTAGTGAAATCTGGCATTTACTCATGGTCAAGGCACCCAAGTTATTTTGGGTTTTTTTGGTGGGCAATTGGAACTCAGTTACTTCTTCTAAATCCTATATCATTgcttattttcatttctgtGCTTtggaaattcttcaatgatAGGATTCgtgttgaagaaaaatatttgatagAGTTCTTTGGTACAGAATACACAAACTACAAGCATAAAGTTGGTGTTGGAATACCGTTTTTACAGTAG